One window of the Triticum dicoccoides isolate Atlit2015 ecotype Zavitan chromosome 3B, WEW_v2.0, whole genome shotgun sequence genome contains the following:
- the LOC119282007 gene encoding probable sucrose-phosphate synthase 4 gives MVGNDWINSYLEAILDAGSATRDISAASSFGGGDGPGAGSAAAEKKRDKASLMLRERGRFNPVRYFVEEVISGFDETNLYKT, from the coding sequence ATGGTGGGGAACGACTGGATCAACAGCTACCTGGAGGCCATCCTGGACGCGGGGAGCGCCACGAGGGACATCTCGGCCGCCTCGTCTTTCGGGGGCGGCGATGGGCCTGGCGCGGGCTCCGCGGCGGCGGAGAAGAAGCGGGACAAGGCGTCGCTCATGCTGCGGGAGCGCGGCCGCTTCAACCCGGTGCGCTACTTCGTGGAGGAGGTCATCTCCGGATTCGACGAGACCAACCTCTACAAGACCTAG